AGGCACGTGGCACGTCCCAACGCTCGCAGCAGCCACTCTAGGAGGAAGCTATCCCTCCATTTTACAGGGGGAGAAGCGAGACCCAGAAAGGCTAAGTGACACGTCCAAGGTCACCCTTCTAGAGAGTGGTGGGGCCTGGATACGAAGCCAGGGCGATCAGACTCGGAGACCCAGGCACGGGAGGGaaaggggcgggcgggggctgcagTCTCCCCTTGCTCACAGGGGGAACCCCTCTCAGGGGTGCACCAGCCAGCAGCCTCCGACACGCCCTCACGCCAGAGGGGCCCCCCACCTCAAGCTGGCCACTCACTGTCCCTCAGGTAGGTGTCAGCGAAGTAGAGGGTCCGGACAAAGCCCGTGAAGGAGTCCTCCGCCGAGCGGGCCTCGATCTTGCGCTGCACGGGCGCCAGCTCCACGTTCTGCAGGCCAGTCCTCTCCGCCCTGCTTCTCCCCTCCTGCACCTGCAGTGGAGTGGGCCAGGCCTGAGGGTGGGCTCTGGCCTTCCTTCCCGGGGGCATCAGATTGCTCAACAGCGAGCCTTCCGGGAAGACTGGCCACAGCCCCTGCCACCACCTGCCTGGTAATCCTGACTGAGGCCGTGAGCCTGAGGCATTACAGTGACTGCCTCTCACACTTAGGGAAGCCGAGGCGCAGAGAAGCAGTGTGACGGATCCGAGGTCACAGGGTTGGTGGGGGTCGGGGGTGGCCCAGAGCCCGCGTCTGTGGCCAAAGCaggcggggcagggaggggtggttGGGACCTGCCGCTGGCTGCTCCGGGCTCTGCCCGGGCTCGTGGCCGGCCTCGGCCTCACCTCTCCCGGAGGGCCAGCAGGCCGCCGCTTCCTGCTGGACACCCGGCTGCGACGTATCCGGCGGAAGGACTGGCGCAGGGACTTCTTTAGGGACTTCACGCGGGACAGCGGGCCCTCCAAGGCTAGCTGGTCGTTGGGGTGCAGCGTGCACCTGGGGGGACGTTGGGCCATCAGCGTGGCCGGGGCCTGAGGGACCTTGCCAATCCAGGCACCAATCCCAGACCCGGGCCCCGGCCACCCCGGGAGGTCTGCTCACTTGACAAAGACCTGCCGCCGCTGCTGGTGGTCAAAGAGGCCAAAGCCGTGGCTGGTGCCGAAGGCCACGAGCCGCCACTCGGAGTGCAGGGCCAAGGAGGTGACCACAGCCGGGGGCTGGCACTGCACCAACACAAAGGGCTGGAAGCCGGGCTCGAAGTGCACGGGCCCCGGGCGGGCACACAGCCGCTCGTGCCCCTTCCAGCGGTAGCCCTCCTGGTCCTGCAGCAGGTCGGCCTCCACCTGCTCCACGGCGTGCTCCGCCTCCTCGTCATTCAGCTCCAGCACCAGCACCTGGGTGGGGCGGCAGATGGGCTGAACCACCCCCGGCACCAAGGGACAGCGGGGCCTCAGGGACCCTAACGGCAGGGGCGGCAAAGGACCCAAGATCCACGCCAAGGCCGAGGGTCAGAAGTGCCCAACCTCTGGCTCTTAATCCTGATTTCTGGAGGAGAAAGGCCTCCCTCTAATGGGATCAGGGAACTTCTATTCGCTGGGAGAAGTCAGAGCCACAGGGGCAGGTGATGCACCAGGGGAGCGCTCAGGAAGCTGGTTCCTGGCCCTGCTGCCCCCCCAGTACTGAGAAGGAAGCCCGTGGGCCTGGACGCTGCCCAAAGTCACCTGATCAgccctccccactgctccccacgCCCAGCCCGGCCTGCTACCTGCCCTGCTGTGCCGGCCACAGCCAGGTAGCCACTGTATTTGCAGAGGAAAATCTTCTGGATGCCCAGCCGAGGATCGTCACTGTAGGGGTCGAAGGAGCCCACCTGACAAGGGAGAAGAGCTCCGTGAGGGGCCCTAAGCGCTGGACCTGGCCCGTCCCCGCACTCCCTGGTTCCCAGGCTCCGGGCCTCACCTTGCGGAGGGGGGGCCACTCGTCCTCACCCTGGGCATTGAGGCTGTCGTTGGGGTCTGTGTCGGTGAGGAACACCCGTACCGTGCTGAGTTTGTAGAGCAGCCGCAAGCAGACGCCCGAGGCATCCCAGAACCGCACCGTGCCGTCCTCGTGCCTGTGGGCACAGCCCGCCTGCCGCGCGTGAGAAGGATGCCGGGCCAGGGGTGCCCGGGACTGGCACGCACACCCCCCCGagctctgcccccaccccacacgTCCCACTAGGCAGGCGAGTACGATCAACGTCACCTACCCTGTGAGCAGCAGGTCCCTCTGGGGTGGGGCCGGGGCCAGGCTGGTGCCACCGTTAATGGGCCACTCCTGGAGGAGATGACGGAGAAGTTCATGGGCGAgcctggctctgggctggggcggggctggggccagACCTACCATGGTGGAGAAGTGTGTGTTCTGCCGGCTGCCGGCAGCAATGATGCGCTCCCACAGCTTCAGGGGGATGTTGGAGACATGGTGGGAGCAGGTGATGGCGGAGCAGTGCAGGGAGGCCAGGTAGGGAGGCTGGACCGGAGGCCAACCAGCCGTCTGCAGGTCAATCACGACCAGCTCCTCCTCAGCCAGCACTACCAGGGCATAGGGGTCATCAAAGGCTGCGGGGACAGGCCAAGGGTCAGGGGCTGCAGGAGCCACTGGGAAGCAGTCTGTCCAGCCTGGCCCGGTAGAATCTGAGGCTCTAGGGCTGGAGCCAGGGAacccacattttaaaagcaagctccaaatccaacaatgcataaaaagaattatatgccacggctaagtgggatttatcccaggtatgcaaggctgcgTCAACTTTCGAAAATCAATTAATGAAACCCACTGCATCAAGAGGCTACAAAAGAGAAAtcgggaactccctggcggtccagtggttaggactccatgctctcactgccaagggtccgggttcaattcctggtcggggaactaagaccccacaagccgtgtggtgtggccaaaaaaaaaaaaaaaaaaaaaaaaaaaaaaaagatgatcatagcgatagatgcagaaaaactatttgacaaaacccaacatccatttatgattaaaaaaaaaaaacctctcagtaaAGTAGGACTAGAGGGGAACtgcctcaacttgataaagaatatctacaaaaaacctacggCTAATGTAATACTTAATGGGGAGAAACCTGAAGCTTTcccactgagatcaggaacaaggcaaggttgcctcCTCTCACCACTCATTTTCAAGTACTAGCTAaggcagtaagacaagaaaaggaaatagaaggtatacagatggggaagaaagaagtaaaactgtctttgttcacagatgacatgatcatcagtgtagaaaatctaaaagaattgaGCAAAATCTGGCCCTGGCTCCCAGCATGCTGTCAGGTgtgaggagggaagaagaggctgagaaaggaggaaaagcaggTTCAGAGTCTCCCTCCAAAGGGCCACTGGCAAGGCTGGGAGAACACAGCCCAGGGTGTCCTGAGCAGGCCTGCCTCCCTCACCTGGAGGCCTCGGGCCTGTCAGGTCAGAGTCATCTAGGGAGGAGGCCCGCCCTCCTGGAGATCTCCCGCCAGGCCTCCTCTCTAGGTTTCGACACCAGCCCTTTCTGGTCTTGCCTGTCACCCAATTTAGAAAGCTGACTCAGGGCTTTGTTGGCCTGGCTGAGTTCCAGGAGGAGACCAGCTCAGCTGGCATACACTGCTACCTGCCCCACCCCACAAGGAGGGCTTCCCCATGTCCAGGCCAGGAGCCCTTTGCCTCAGCCGGGTGGGTGTTAAGCCCAACAGTGCAGGTCTGCCCACCTTTGGGCCAAGTCCCAGCTGAGCTGGGGAAGGGCAAAGAGAGCTTGGGGTGGATGGGAGGTGTGGCCAGAAAGGACAAGCCACAGGCcagcagggaaggaaaggagcagCCTCGGGGACGCAAAGAAGAGGTGCAACGGGACTCAGGGACTCAGGGGCGGCAGCTTTGGGAACGCCTGCAGGCCCTTCCTCTTCGTTTACGGATGGGGGTGGGCCCGATCCCCACACCTCCTGGTGGCCTGCCCTCCACACTCACTCCCGCTCGCCTACCAGCCTCAGGGTTCGCCTCAGTGAGGACAGTGAAGTCGATGACACGGGAGGTGAAGTCAAAGGCTGTCTGCTGGCCGTTGTGGACCACTGAGATGCAGTGGCGGTCCCCATAGCTGGCCCGCGGCATGCCGCCCTGGAAGATGGTGAAGGGCAACCTGGCAGGCACAGAAGAGCAGGGGGTGGGCTGCTGACAGCGCCCCAGAAGCCAAGGGCTGAGCCAGTCGTGGGGTGGCCCTGTGACCGGCCTCTGCAGCCGGGCCTGGGATGAGGGCTGGCCCCAGTGTTAAGTGCTCTCACTCGAGGtccccaggaggggctggggcggACCCCCGTCTCTTCCCAACTCAACAGCCCCGGAGAACTTGGGGGCCAGCAACGGAGCACGCAGGCTGCAGGCTCTGAGTCTCTGCCGCCACTCCCGTTTCAACCAGAGTGCCCTCTGTCCCCTTTTTCTGCTTATACGTCAGGTCTCCCCGTATGATTCTGTTTGAAGAAACAGGTCTGCTCCTAAGACAGAGTTTGGAACCTGCTGATCTGAATCATCTCTCcaggagggtggaagggaaagAATGGGAATGAGTTTTCAGGAATTAGTCAGAGAGAGGTATGAACGGcccccccctcccttccctggagaCCCGGATATGAGACCCAAAGACCGTCACTAGGCACCATCTCCCCCAGGCAGAGGTTTGAGCAGCCTTTCCAGCTCCCCAGGAAAGCTCTAGAAAGGGAACAGGACAGAGCACTGATACCTACCCCTGCTTGGTGGTCAGCCAGAAGATTTTGGTAATAGCTTTGCAAGGAAAAGGgcctaaaagaaaaggaaatgcctTGAACGGTCCTCCCGCTCTCAGGGGCCCGTGGGTCTGCAGCACAGCTCCCGCATACCCACGGAGCAGATCTAGGCTCGGGAGTCTTGCTCTGAGCAGTTCCCAGAGAAAGTCACAGTGGGTGTCAGAAAACCCGCTGCGTGGCTTTGGACACAGCCTTCACCATCTCTGGGCCCCAGGTTTTGCTTCTGTGAGTTGGACACCTACACCTGAAAGCAGGAGAGACCGACTGGGGCCAGAGAGGACAGCGCCTTGCTCACTGGAAGGCGGTCCCAGGTGGCGGGCGAGCACTGACCGTAAGGCACACAGCTGCGCGGGGGCTCCGGCTGCAGGGTGTCACTGGACACGGGCCACTGGCAGTAGCCGCCGTCAGAATGGCAGCTGACAATCAGATGGCCGTCCCGCTGCCAGCAGACGTTCTCCAGTTGCTTCAcggtgggaaaggagagagagtgcCCAAAGGCTGGGATCAGGGGTGCGGTTCCATCGCCTGCACCCCACGCCTCAGACGGGGGCTGGATGTGTTATGTGGGGCCTGGGAGAACCGTGTAGCACCCCTACCTGGCTGCTGAGGAAATGACAGAGCACACAGCTGCCCTGGAGGTCCCAGATGACGACAAGGCCCCGGCTGTAGCCAATGAGGATCTGGTTGGGGTCCCGGGGATGTTCCTGCAGAGCCTCCACCATCTCAAACGCCCGCCTGTGGCGGACCTCCTCTGGCAACCTGGGCAAGGGGAGCAGCGTGAGCCCGCGTCAGCGTCCACCGATGGGGCGTGGCTGAGAGCGTGGCACAGCCACGCCCGGCATCGCCGGGGCAGCGGGCACTGAACGCGCCGGCGTGGAACGGCCGCCAGGACCCATCATcaaggggagagagaagcaacGCATAGGACAGGGCAGCGACAGAGAAAACCCCCTAAGGATGCAAACGCAGGTGGCACAGCTATAAGGAAAAGCAAGGAAGTGATTTCCAGAAAAGTCGATGtggtggttacctctgggggagggagggagggagctgtgacaGAGAAGGGCAGGTGGGGGACCCTGGGGGGCTGGCAGAATTTTGTGTTTACCCAGAGTCGGCTACACGGACGCTCACCTAACAAGAATCCATTAAACTGTACCTTCAGACTTAGTGCACTTCGGTAAGGTGTTGgtgtttcataaaaaaaaaagtttttaagacctacaaaacaaaactctctatATCAGTTGGCCTGGCCTTGAGCCTTGACCCCCTCCTTTTCTGGGCCTGGAGTGCTGAGGTGAAGTTTGGAGGTGCTACAGCCAACAGAAGACCATGAGGTGGCAGGCACAGGACCAAGAGCCAATACCGAGGAGGGCGAGTAGGAAA
This region of Physeter macrocephalus isolate SW-GA chromosome 14, ASM283717v5, whole genome shotgun sequence genomic DNA includes:
- the LLGL2 gene encoding LLGL scribble cell polarity complex component 2 isoform X2; its protein translation is MRRFLRPGHDPARERLKRDLFQFNKTVEHGFPHQPSALGYSPSLRILAIGTRSGAIKLYGAPGVEFMGLHRENNAAVQIHFLPGQCRLVTLLDDNSLHLWSLKVKGGVSELQEDESFTLRGPPGAAPSATQITVVLPHSSCQLLYLGTESGSVFVVQLPAFRALEDRTISSEAVLQRLPEEVRHRRAFEMVEALQEHPRDPNQILIGYSRGLVVIWDLQGSCVLCHFLSSQQLENVCWQRDGHLIVSCHSDGGYCQWPVSSDTLQPEPPRSCVPYGPFPCKAITKIFWLTTKQGLPFTIFQGGMPRASYGDRHCISVVHNGQQTAFDFTSRVIDFTVLTEANPEAAFDDPYALVVLAEEELVVIDLQTAGWPPVQPPYLASLHCSAITCSHHVSNIPLKLWERIIAAGSRQNTHFSTMVGLAPAPPQPRARLAHELLRHLLQEWPINGGTSLAPAPPQRDLLLTGHEDGTVRFWDASGVCLRLLYKLSTVRVFLTDTDPNDSLNAQGEDEWPPLRKVGSFDPYSDDPRLGIQKIFLCKYSGYLAVAGTAGQVLVLELNDEEAEHAVEQVEADLLQDQEGYRWKGHERLCARPGPVHFEPGFQPFVLVQCQPPAVVTSLALHSEWRLVAFGTSHGFGLFDHQQRRQVFVKCTLHPNDQLALEGPLSRVKSLKKSLRQSFRRIRRSRVSSRKRRPAGPPGEVRPRPATSPGRARSSQRQVPTTPPCPACFGHRRGLWATPDPHQPCDLGSVTLLLCASASLSVRGSHCNASGSRPQSGLPGRWWQGLWPVFPEGSLLSNLMPPGRKARAHPQAWPTPLQVQEGRSRAERTGLQNVELAPVQRKIEARSAEDSFTGFVRTLYFADTYLRDSFRHCPSLWAGTNGGTVYAFALRVPPAERRMDEPVRAEQAKEIQLMHRAPVVGILVLDGHSVPLPEPLEVAHDLSKSPDMQGSHQLLVVSEEQFKVFALPGVSARLKLKLTALEGSRVRRVGAAHFGSCRAERYREHHLAVLTNLGDIQVVSLPLLKPQVRYSCIRREDVSGIASCVFTKHGQGFYLISPSEFERFSLSTKWLVEPRCLVDSAETKNHSRLCDRPGPEKASGRARNSGSQSDGEERRSGPVMEHALLNDERVLKEIQSTLEGDRGSCGDWRSQRAAVGVLLSCCGSVSSAR
- the LLGL2 gene encoding LLGL scribble cell polarity complex component 2 isoform X8, which encodes MRRFLRPGHDPARERLKRDLFQFNKTVEHGFPHQPSALGYSPSLRILAIGTRSGAIKLYGAPGVEFMGLHRENNAAVQIHFLPGQCRLVTLLDDNSLHLWSLKVKGGVSELQEDESFTLRGPPGAAPSATQITVVLPHSSCQLLYLGTESGSVFVVQLPAFRALEDRTISSEAVLQRLPEEVRHRRAFEMVEALQEHPRDPNQILIGYSRGLVVIWDLQGSCVLCHFLSSQQLENVCWQRDGHLIVSCHSDGGYCQWPVSSDTLQPEPPRSCVPYGPFPCKAITKIFWLTTKQGLPFTIFQGGMPRASYGDRHCISVVHNGQQTAFDFTSRVIDFTVLTEANPEAAFDDPYALVVLAEEELVVIDLQTAGWPPVQPPYLASLHCSAITCSHHVSNIPLKLWERIIAAGSRQNTHFSTMEWPINGGTSLAPAPPQRDLLLTGHEDGTVRFWDASGVCLRLLYKLSTVRVFLTDTDPNDSLNAQGEDEWPPLRKVGSFDPYSDDPRLGIQKIFLCKYSGYLAVAGTAGQVLVLELNDEEAEHAVEQVEADLLQDQEGYRWKGHERLCARPGPVHFEPGFQPFVLVQCQPPAVVTSLALHSEWRLVAFGTSHGFGLFDHQQRRQVFVKCTLHPNDQLALEGPLSRVKSLKKSLRQSFRRIRRSRVSSRKRRPAGPPGEVQEGRSRAERTGLQNVELAPVQRKIEARSAEDSFTGFVRTLYFADTYLRDSFRHCPSLWAGTNGGTVYAFALRVPPAERRMDEPVRAEQAKEIQLMHRAPVVGILVLDGHSVPLPEPLEVAHDLSKSPDMQGSHQLLVVSEEQFKVFALPGVSARLKLKLTALEGSRVRRVGAAHFGSCRAERYREHHLAVLTNLGDIQVVSLPLLKPQVRYSCIRREDVSGIASCVFTKHGQGFYLISPSEFERFSLSTKWLVEPRCLVDSAETKNHSRLCDRPGPEKASGRARWVKGQVAFAPAPAHPTLPGVPPGGWPESPSPVNSAHPPSSASLPPFVCPTLPCKLVRRPHSSRDQGFPERGA
- the LLGL2 gene encoding LLGL scribble cell polarity complex component 2 isoform X4, yielding MRRFLRPGHDPARERLKRDLFQFNKTVEHGFPHQPSALGYSPSLRILAIGTRSGAIKLYGAPGVEFMGLHRENNAAVQIHFLPGQCRLVTLLDDNSLHLWSLKVKGGVSELQEDESFTLRGPPGAAPSATQITVVLPHSSCQLLYLGTESGSVFVVQLPAFRALEDRTISSEAVLQRLPEEVRHRRAFEMVEALQEHPRDPNQILIGYSRGLVVIWDLQGSCVLCHFLSSQQLENVCWQRDGHLIVSCHSDGGYCQWPVSSDTLQPEPPRSCVPYGPFPCKAITKIFWLTTKQGLPFTIFQGGMPRASYGDRHCISVVHNGQQTAFDFTSRVIDFTVLTEANPEAAFDDPYALVVLAEEELVVIDLQTAGWPPVQPPYLASLHCSAITCSHHVSNIPLKLWERIIAAGSRQNTHFSTMEWPINGGTSLAPAPPQRDLLLTGHEDGTVRFWDASGVCLRLLYKLSTVRVFLTDTDPNDSLNAQGEDEWPPLRKVGSFDPYSDDPRLGIQKIFLCKYSGYLAVAGTAGQVLVLELNDEEAEHAVEQVEADLLQDQEGYRWKGHERLCARPGPVHFEPGFQPFVLVQCQPPAVVTSLALHSEWRLVAFGTSHGFGLFDHQQRRQVFVKCTLHPNDQLALEGPLSRVKSLKKSLRQSFRRIRRSRVSSRKRRPAGPPGEVRPRPATSPGRARSSQRQVPTTPPCPACFGHRRGLWATPDPHQPCDLGSVTLLLCASASLSVRGSHCNASGSRPQSGLPGRWWQGLWPVFPEGSLLSNLMPPGRKARAHPQAWPTPLQVQEGRSRAERTGLQNVELAPVQRKIEARSAEDSFTGFVRTLYFADTYLRDSFRHCPSLWAGTNGGTVYAFALRVPPAERRMDEPVRAEQAKEIQLMHRAPVVGILVLDGHSVPLPEPLEVAHDLSKSPDMQGSHQLLVVSEEQFKVFALPGVSARLKLKLTALEGSRVRRVGAAHFGSCRAERYREHHLAVLTNLGDIQVVSLPLLKPQVRYSCIRREDVSGIASCVFTKHGQGFYLISPSEFERFSLSTKWLVEPRCLVDSAETKNHSRLCDRPGPEKASGRARWVKGQVAFAPAPAHPTLPGVPPGGWPESPSPVNSAHPPSSASLPPFVCPTLPCKLVRRPHSSRDQGFPERGA
- the LLGL2 gene encoding LLGL scribble cell polarity complex component 2 isoform X1; translation: MRRFLRPGHDPARERLKRDLFQFNKTVEHGFPHQPSALGYSPSLRILAIGTRSGAIKLYGAPGVEFMGLHRENNAAVQIHFLPGQCRLVTLLDDNSLHLWSLKVKGGVSELQEDESFTLRGPPGAAPSATQITVVLPHSSCQLLYLGTESGSVFVVQLPAFRALEDRTISSEAVLQRLPEEVRHRRAFEMVEALQEHPRDPNQILIGYSRGLVVIWDLQGSCVLCHFLSSQQLENVCWQRDGHLIVSCHSDGGYCQWPVSSDTLQPEPPRSCVPYGPFPCKAITKIFWLTTKQGLPFTIFQGGMPRASYGDRHCISVVHNGQQTAFDFTSRVIDFTVLTEANPEAAFDDPYALVVLAEEELVVIDLQTAGWPPVQPPYLASLHCSAITCSHHVSNIPLKLWERIIAAGSRQNTHFSTMVGLAPAPPQPRARLAHELLRHLLQEWPINGGTSLAPAPPQRDLLLTGHEDGTVRFWDASGVCLRLLYKLSTVRVFLTDTDPNDSLNAQGEDEWPPLRKVGSFDPYSDDPRLGIQKIFLCKYSGYLAVAGTAGQVLVLELNDEEAEHAVEQVEADLLQDQEGYRWKGHERLCARPGPVHFEPGFQPFVLVQCQPPAVVTSLALHSEWRLVAFGTSHGFGLFDHQQRRQVFVKCTLHPNDQLALEGPLSRVKSLKKSLRQSFRRIRRSRVSSRKRRPAGPPGEVRPRPATSPGRARSSQRQVPTTPPCPACFGHRRGLWATPDPHQPCDLGSVTLLLCASASLSVRGSHCNASGSRPQSGLPGRWWQGLWPVFPEGSLLSNLMPPGRKARAHPQAWPTPLQVQEGRSRAERTGLQNVELAPVQRKIEARSAEDSFTGFVRTLYFADTYLRDSFRHCPSLWAGTNGGTVYAFALRVPPAERRMDEPVRAEQAKEIQLMHRAPVVGILVLDGHSVPLPEPLEVAHDLSKSPDMQGSHQLLVVSEEQFKVFALPGVSARLKLKLTALEGSRVRRVGAAHFGSCRAERYREHHLAVLTNLGDIQVVSLPLLKPQVRYSCIRREDVSGIASCVFTKHGQGFYLISPSEFERFSLSTKWLVEPRCLVDSAETKNHSRLCDRPGPEKASGRARWVKGQVAFAPAPAHPTLPGVPPGGWPESPSPVNSAHPPSSASLPPFVCPTLPCKLVRRPHSSRDQGFPERGA
- the LLGL2 gene encoding LLGL scribble cell polarity complex component 2 isoform X7 — encoded protein: MRRFLRPGHDPARERLKRDLFQFNKTVEHGFPHQPSALGYSPSLRILAIGTRSGAIKLYGAPGVEFMGLHRENNAAVQIHFLPGQCRLVTLLDDNSLHLWSLKVKGGVSELQEDESFTLRGPPGAAPSATQITVVLPHSSCQLLYLGTESGSVFVVQLPAFRALEDRTISSEAVLQRLPEEVRHRRAFEMVEALQEHPRDPNQILIGYSRGLVVIWDLQGSCVLCHFLSSQQLENVCWQRDGHLIVSCHSDGGYCQWPVSSDTLQPEPPRSCVPYGPFPCKAITKIFWLTTKQGLPFTIFQGGMPRASYGDRHCISVVHNGQQTAFDFTSRVIDFTVLTEANPEAAFDDPYALVVLAEEELVVIDLQTAGWPPVQPPYLASLHCSAITCSHHVSNIPLKLWERIIAAGSRQNTHFSTMVGLAPAPPQPRARLAHELLRHLLQEWPINGGTSLAPAPPQRDLLLTGHEDGTVRFWDASGVCLRLLYKLSTVRVFLTDTDPNDSLNAQGEDEWPPLRKVGSFDPYSDDPRLGIQKIFLCKYSGYLAVAGTAGQVLVLELNDEEAEHAVEQVEADLLQDQEGYRWKGHERLCARPGPVHFEPGFQPFVLVQCQPPAVVTSLALHSEWRLVAFGTSHGFGLFDHQQRRQVFVKCTLHPNDQLALEGPLSRVKSLKKSLRQSFRRIRRSRVSSRKRRPAGPPGEVQEGRSRAERTGLQNVELAPVQRKIEARSAEDSFTGFVRTLYFADTYLRDSFRHCPSLWAGTNGGTVYAFALRVPPAERRMDEPVRAEQAKEIQLMHRAPVVGILVLDGHSVPLPEPLEVAHDLSKSPDMQGSHQLLVVSEEQFKVFALPGVSARLKLKLTALEGSRVRRVGAAHFGSCRAERYREHHLAVLTNLGDIQVVSLPLLKPQVRYSCIRREDVSGIASCVFTKHGQGFYLISPSEFERFSLSTKWLVEPRCLVDSAETKNHSRLCDRPGPEKASGRARNSGSQSDGEERRSGPVMEHALLNDERVLKEIQSTLEGDRGSCGDWRSQRAAVGYGLSNGGGCS
- the LLGL2 gene encoding LLGL scribble cell polarity complex component 2 isoform X6 is translated as MRRFLRPGHDPARERLKRDLFQFNKTVEHGFPHQPSALGYSPSLRILAIGTRSGAIKLYGAPGVEFMGLHRENNAAVQIHFLPGQCRLVTLLDDNSLHLWSLKVKGGVSELQEDESFTLRGPPGAAPSATQITVVLPHSSCQLLYLGTESGSVFVVQLPAFRALEDRTISSEAVLQRLPEEVRHRRAFEMVEALQEHPRDPNQILIGYSRGLVVIWDLQGSCVLCHFLSSQQLENVCWQRDGHLIVSCHSDGGYCQWPVSSDTLQPEPPRSCVPYGPFPCKAITKIFWLTTKQGLPFTIFQGGMPRASYGDRHCISVVHNGQQTAFDFTSRVIDFTVLTEANPEAAFDDPYALVVLAEEELVVIDLQTAGWPPVQPPYLASLHCSAITCSHHVSNIPLKLWERIIAAGSRQNTHFSTMVGLAPAPPQPRARLAHELLRHLLQEWPINGGTSLAPAPPQRDLLLTGHEDGTVRFWDASGVCLRLLYKLSTVRVFLTDTDPNDSLNAQGEDEWPPLRKVGSFDPYSDDPRLGIQKIFLCKYSGYLAVAGTAGQVLVLELNDEEAEHAVEQVEADLLQDQEGYRWKGHERLCARPGPVHFEPGFQPFVLVQCQPPAVVTSLALHSEWRLVAFGTSHGFGLFDHQQRRQVFVKCTLHPNDQLALEGPLSRVKSLKKSLRQSFRRIRRSRVSSRKRRPAGPPGEVQEGRSRAERTGLQNVELAPVQRKIEARSAEDSFTGFVRTLYFADTYLRDSFRHCPSLWAGTNGGTVYAFALRVPPAERRMDEPVRAEQAKEIQLMHRAPVVGILVLDGHSVPLPEPLEVAHDLSKSPDMQGSHQLLVVSEEQFKVFALPGVSARLKLKLTALEGSRVRRVGAAHFGSCRAERYREHHLAVLTNLGDIQVVSLPLLKPQVRYSCIRREDVSGIASCVFTKHGQGFYLISPSEFERFSLSTKWLVEPRCLVDSAETKNHSRLCDRPGPEKASGRARNSGSQSDGEERRSGPVMEHALLNDERVLKEIQSTLEGDRGSCGDWRSQRAAVGVLLSCCGSVSSAR
- the LLGL2 gene encoding LLGL scribble cell polarity complex component 2 isoform X5 — protein: MGLHRENNAAVQIHFLPGQCRLVTLLDDNSLHLWSLKVKGGVSELQEDESFTLRGPPGAAPSATQITVVLPHSSCQLLYLGTESGSVFVVQLPAFRALEDRTISSEAVLQRLPEEVRHRRAFEMVEALQEHPRDPNQILIGYSRGLVVIWDLQGSCVLCHFLSSQQLENVCWQRDGHLIVSCHSDGGYCQWPVSSDTLQPEPPRSCVPYGPFPCKAITKIFWLTTKQGLPFTIFQGGMPRASYGDRHCISVVHNGQQTAFDFTSRVIDFTVLTEANPEAAFDDPYALVVLAEEELVVIDLQTAGWPPVQPPYLASLHCSAITCSHHVSNIPLKLWERIIAAGSRQNTHFSTMVGLAPAPPQPRARLAHELLRHLLQEWPINGGTSLAPAPPQRDLLLTGHEDGTVRFWDASGVCLRLLYKLSTVRVFLTDTDPNDSLNAQGEDEWPPLRKVGSFDPYSDDPRLGIQKIFLCKYSGYLAVAGTAGQVLVLELNDEEAEHAVEQVEADLLQDQEGYRWKGHERLCARPGPVHFEPGFQPFVLVQCQPPAVVTSLALHSEWRLVAFGTSHGFGLFDHQQRRQVFVKCTLHPNDQLALEGPLSRVKSLKKSLRQSFRRIRRSRVSSRKRRPAGPPGEVRPRPATSPGRARSSQRQVPTTPPCPACFGHRRGLWATPDPHQPCDLGSVTLLLCASASLSVRGSHCNASGSRPQSGLPGRWWQGLWPVFPEGSLLSNLMPPGRKARAHPQAWPTPLQVQEGRSRAERTGLQNVELAPVQRKIEARSAEDSFTGFVRTLYFADTYLRDSFRHCPSLWAGTNGGTVYAFALRVPPAERRMDEPVRAEQAKEIQLMHRAPVVGILVLDGHSVPLPEPLEVAHDLSKSPDMQGSHQLLVVSEEQFKVFALPGVSARLKLKLTALEGSRVRRVGAAHFGSCRAERYREHHLAVLTNLGDIQVVSLPLLKPQVRYSCIRREDVSGIASCVFTKHGQGFYLISPSEFERFSLSTKWLVEPRCLVDSAETKNHSRLCDRPGPEKASGRARWVKGQVAFAPAPAHPTLPGVPPGGWPESPSPVNSAHPPSSASLPPFVCPTLPCKLVRRPHSSRDQGFPERGA